From a region of the Paeniglutamicibacter cryotolerans genome:
- a CDS encoding lytic transglycosylase domain-containing protein, giving the protein MAHVPQRRTRNISVVAGAAIPAVVFGSLAGPALAIEAPARSGLQPRLVTGANLQAAEARISAHLVASRVPSLGAAAPKAPATTVRVKGGDTLSGIAKKYGVDVAALVKLNKLPSANVIGVGQVLTLRGKSTTSSAPATKVATGTAITYTVASGDTLSGIAARHGLTLAQVLASSGLNRNSTIYVNQKIKLSGTRAKPAAAAANPAGPKHSAGPSSYTVVAGDTLSRIAARHDMSLAELLATTGLRASDTIFVNQKLNLGGGQAKAPTASTAPKAPAATAATAATATAGTGSHLVRSGDTLYGIARAKGVSLATLLTANGFTSSTIIYPGQKLKLSGVANSTPKPATSNQGSTTKPLVSNQFLHYTYPGATVASANENKRELLSRNLPSRAAMQVMIASTARSMGVDPSLALAHAFQESSFDMASVSPANAIGVMQVIPSSGKWASDLVGRPLDLLVPQDNVTAGIAIIRALQKTSPNLDIGIASYYQGQGGVRKYGMYPDTKRYVASVRTHMLRF; this is encoded by the coding sequence ATGGCCCACGTCCCGCAGCGCCGGACCCGTAATATCAGCGTCGTAGCCGGCGCTGCCATCCCCGCCGTAGTTTTCGGGTCGCTAGCCGGCCCCGCACTCGCCATCGAGGCTCCGGCCCGTAGCGGGCTGCAGCCCCGGCTCGTCACCGGAGCAAACCTGCAGGCAGCCGAGGCACGCATCAGCGCACACCTGGTCGCCTCCCGGGTTCCCTCCCTGGGTGCCGCAGCGCCCAAGGCACCCGCCACCACGGTTCGGGTAAAGGGCGGCGACACGCTTTCCGGCATCGCCAAGAAGTACGGCGTCGATGTCGCTGCGCTCGTGAAGCTGAACAAGCTCCCTTCCGCCAATGTCATCGGTGTCGGCCAGGTGCTCACGCTGCGCGGAAAGTCAACCACCTCCTCCGCACCCGCCACCAAGGTGGCCACCGGCACGGCCATCACCTACACGGTGGCCTCCGGCGACACGCTTTCGGGCATCGCCGCCCGCCATGGCCTGACCCTGGCCCAGGTGCTGGCATCCAGCGGGCTGAACCGCAACTCGACGATCTATGTCAACCAGAAGATCAAGCTCAGCGGTACCCGGGCCAAGCCCGCGGCGGCCGCGGCCAATCCTGCAGGCCCCAAGCATTCGGCCGGACCCTCCAGCTATACCGTGGTCGCCGGGGATACTCTCTCGCGCATCGCCGCCCGCCATGACATGAGCCTGGCCGAGCTGTTGGCAACCACCGGCCTGCGTGCCAGCGACACGATCTTCGTCAACCAGAAGCTGAACCTGGGCGGCGGGCAGGCCAAGGCGCCCACCGCATCCACCGCGCCCAAGGCGCCGGCCGCCACGGCCGCCACGGCCGCCACGGCCACAGCCGGTACCGGAAGCCACCTGGTGCGCTCCGGTGACACGCTCTACGGCATTGCCCGGGCCAAGGGCGTCTCGCTGGCGACGCTGCTGACGGCCAACGGCTTCACCTCCTCCACGATCATCTACCCCGGGCAGAAGCTGAAGCTCTCCGGCGTGGCGAACTCTACCCCGAAGCCCGCCACGTCCAATCAGGGAAGCACCACCAAGCCGCTGGTCTCGAACCAATTCCTGCATTACACCTACCCGGGTGCGACGGTGGCCTCGGCCAACGAGAACAAGCGTGAGCTGCTTTCACGTAACCTGCCCAGCCGCGCGGCCATGCAGGTAATGATCGCCTCCACCGCCCGCTCCATGGGCGTGGACCCGTCGCTGGCCCTGGCTCACGCGTTCCAGGAATCAAGCTTCGACATGGCCTCGGTCTCCCCGGCCAACGCCATCGGCGTCATGCAGGTGATCCCGAGCTCCGGCAAGTGGGCCTCCGACCTGGTCGGCCGTCCGCTTGACCTGTTGGTTCCGCAGGACAACGTGACCGCCGGCATTGCGATCATCCGCGCACTGCAGAAGACCAGCCCGAACCTGGACATCGGCATCGCCTCCTACTACCAGGGCCAGGGTGGCGTGCGGAAGTACGGCATGTATCCGGACACCAAGCGCTACGTCGCCAGCGTGCGCACACACATGCTGCGCTTCTAA
- a CDS encoding Rv2175c family DNA-binding protein yields the protein MSNIENLVTKWLTLPDLAEQLDVSIKRVHSLLDERAIVCARIGKGKVRAVPADFMLDGHLVESLKGTISVLVDSGYTDEELLEWLFTADESLPGTPMEALRLGRKTEIRRRAQALSW from the coding sequence GTGAGCAATATTGAAAACCTCGTCACCAAGTGGCTGACCCTTCCCGACCTGGCCGAGCAGCTGGATGTATCCATCAAGCGGGTGCACAGTCTGCTCGATGAGCGCGCCATCGTCTGCGCGCGCATTGGCAAGGGCAAGGTCCGCGCCGTTCCGGCAGATTTCATGCTCGACGGGCACCTGGTCGAAAGCCTGAAGGGCACCATTTCCGTGCTGGTCGACTCCGGTTACACGGATGAGGAACTGCTGGAGTGGCTGTTCACCGCCGATGAATCCCTGCCCGGAACCCCGATGGAAGCCCTGCGGTTGGGCCGCAAGACCGAAATCCGCCGCCGCGCGCAGGCCCTGAGCTGGTAA
- a CDS encoding polyprenyl synthetase family protein, which yields MTDSATGIPGTTDARALSADFATRVEDLLDTFLEEQREILAGISPAAVELVSAIKDLTRGGKRLRPMFAFWGFLGAGGSPDSHQIVRAGAALELFQAAALIHDDLIDRSDTRRGQPAIHRRFEALHRTEGWHRDAARFGEAASVLAGDLCLSLSEQLFSTIIPAVPGARTIFDTMRTQVMAGQYLDVLEESAGPSYGPAEAVARARTIVRYKSAKYSAENPILLGGALAGADRGLLEAYSRFALPMGEAFQLRDDVLGVFGDPGITGKPAGDDLREGKRTEIIAHALTLASPSEQEFIQQRLGAEDLAEAEVDSMRTLLESCGALKATEDSISALTAQGLSALELLPVLPHLREALRVLGLAAIERKS from the coding sequence ATGACTGACTCTGCCACGGGCATCCCGGGAACCACAGACGCCCGAGCCTTGTCAGCGGACTTTGCGACGCGTGTGGAAGACCTGCTGGACACGTTCCTGGAAGAACAGCGCGAGATTCTTGCCGGGATCTCACCGGCGGCAGTGGAGCTGGTGTCGGCCATCAAGGACCTGACCCGGGGAGGAAAGCGGCTGCGCCCGATGTTCGCCTTCTGGGGCTTCTTGGGCGCCGGAGGCTCCCCGGATTCGCACCAGATCGTCCGGGCCGGCGCCGCCCTTGAACTATTCCAGGCAGCAGCCTTGATCCATGACGACCTGATCGACCGCTCCGATACCCGCCGCGGCCAGCCCGCTATCCATCGGCGCTTCGAGGCGCTGCACCGCACCGAGGGGTGGCACCGCGACGCGGCACGCTTCGGCGAAGCGGCATCAGTGCTGGCCGGGGACCTCTGCCTCTCGCTGAGCGAACAACTTTTCAGCACCATCATCCCCGCCGTCCCCGGCGCACGGACAATCTTCGACACCATGCGCACCCAGGTGATGGCGGGGCAGTATCTGGACGTGCTCGAGGAATCGGCCGGTCCCAGCTACGGCCCGGCCGAGGCGGTAGCCCGGGCACGGACGATCGTCCGCTACAAATCGGCGAAGTACTCGGCCGAGAACCCAATCCTCCTGGGCGGAGCCCTCGCCGGAGCCGACCGGGGCCTGCTCGAGGCGTATTCCCGCTTCGCCCTGCCCATGGGCGAGGCCTTCCAGCTGCGCGACGACGTGCTGGGCGTCTTCGGCGACCCCGGGATCACCGGCAAGCCTGCCGGCGACGACCTGCGCGAAGGCAAACGGACCGAAATCATCGCCCACGCGCTGACGCTGGCATCGCCCTCCGAGCAGGAATTCATCCAGCAGCGGCTCGGGGCCGAAGACCTCGCCGAAGCCGAGGTGGACTCCATGCGTACGCTGCTTGAATCCTGCGGGGCGCTGAAGGCAACCGAGGATTCCATCTCCGCACTGACTGCCCAGGGGCTCTCAGCCCTGGAGTTGCTGCCGGTTCTGCCCCACCTGCGCGAGGCGCTGCGGGTGCTTGGGCTGGCCGCCATCGAACGCAAGTCATGA
- the dinB gene encoding DNA polymerase IV: MATATERAILHVDMDAFFVSVELLTRPELNGRQVIVGHAGERSVVLSASYECRALGVRSAMPMSQAMRMAPHAVVIEPSQGLYQEFSRSIMAIFREITPLVEQLSVDEAFLDVTGSMRRLGSPREIGELIRRRMHEELGLPASVGIARNKFVAKIASTRAKPDGLLLIAPARTVEFLHTLPVRALWGVGAKTAQSLQESGITTVAQLAALTEKSLQRRYGASGTHLFALAHGMDDRPVEVTREEKSIGSEETFAVDVFDTEVLRREILRLAHRVSARLRASGKEAGTVVLKLRYADFTTLSRSKRIDYPTSATGVIAKTAHALLQGLGERPQAVRLVGVRAEKLESSAGGYQLSIDAQEDNWRQAEQAVDRIRERFPAGALRPASLVRPLHGNVPDGHRSDPGSIGTEAG; encoded by the coding sequence ATGGCAACGGCAACCGAACGGGCAATCCTGCATGTGGACATGGATGCCTTTTTCGTCTCCGTCGAACTGTTGACTAGGCCCGAGCTAAATGGCCGCCAAGTCATCGTGGGACACGCGGGGGAGCGCTCCGTGGTGCTTTCGGCCTCCTATGAATGCCGGGCACTGGGAGTGCGTTCGGCGATGCCGATGTCCCAGGCCATGCGGATGGCACCGCATGCCGTGGTGATCGAACCCAGCCAAGGGCTCTATCAGGAATTCTCACGTAGCATCATGGCCATTTTCAGGGAAATTACCCCGCTGGTGGAACAGCTCAGCGTCGACGAGGCATTCCTCGATGTCACCGGGAGCATGCGCCGGTTGGGTAGTCCGCGGGAGATCGGCGAACTCATTCGGCGCCGGATGCATGAGGAGCTGGGCTTGCCGGCAAGCGTGGGAATAGCCCGCAATAAATTCGTTGCCAAGATCGCCTCGACCCGGGCCAAGCCCGATGGGCTGCTGCTGATCGCCCCGGCGCGGACCGTGGAGTTCCTGCATACGCTTCCGGTCCGTGCGCTGTGGGGTGTCGGTGCCAAGACCGCACAGTCATTGCAGGAATCGGGGATCACCACGGTCGCGCAACTTGCCGCCCTGACGGAAAAGTCTTTGCAACGACGCTATGGGGCTTCGGGGACCCATCTTTTCGCGCTGGCCCATGGCATGGACGACCGGCCGGTGGAAGTAACCCGGGAAGAAAAGAGCATCGGTTCCGAGGAGACCTTCGCCGTGGATGTCTTCGACACCGAGGTGCTGAGACGGGAGATCCTGCGTCTGGCCCACAGGGTCTCGGCGCGGCTGCGTGCGTCCGGAAAGGAAGCGGGCACCGTGGTGCTGAAGTTGCGCTATGCAGACTTCACGACGCTCTCTCGCAGCAAACGCATCGACTATCCCACCAGTGCCACCGGGGTCATTGCCAAGACCGCCCATGCGCTTCTACAGGGCTTGGGGGAGCGGCCGCAGGCCGTGCGGCTAGTCGGGGTACGTGCCGAAAAGCTGGAAAGCAGTGCTGGCGGGTATCAGCTGAGCATCGACGCGCAAGAAGACAACTGGCGCCAGGCCGAGCAGGCCGTGGACAGGATCCGTGAGCGTTTCCCGGCCGGCGCCCTGCGCCCCGCCTCCTTGGTCCGCCCCCTGCACGGAAACGTGCCAGATGGCCACCGATCCGATCCCGGATCCATCGGCACCGAGGCGGGCTGA
- a CDS encoding DUF3040 domain-containing protein: protein MPLSEHEQRLLEQLEKQLHEDHRFASNMKSAATTGAYSTRNLALGALLAVAGVIVLIWSISSQLIPVGVVGFAIMFAGVYLALSRKGRGREKARGGASPSGPRSSFMTELEHKWEQRKREES, encoded by the coding sequence ATGCCGCTTTCCGAACACGAGCAACGACTTCTGGAGCAGCTGGAGAAGCAGCTTCATGAAGATCACCGCTTCGCCTCGAACATGAAATCAGCAGCCACTACCGGGGCGTACTCGACGCGCAATCTTGCGCTGGGTGCGCTGCTAGCAGTGGCGGGTGTCATCGTGCTGATCTGGAGCATCTCCAGCCAGCTGATCCCGGTGGGCGTGGTCGGCTTCGCGATCATGTTTGCCGGTGTCTATTTGGCACTGTCGCGCAAGGGGCGCGGACGCGAGAAGGCCCGCGGCGGAGCTTCTCCATCGGGGCCGCGTTCGAGTTTCATGACAGAGCTTGAACACAAGTGGGAACAGCGCAAACGAGAAGAGTCCTAA
- the mraZ gene encoding division/cell wall cluster transcriptional repressor MraZ codes for MFLGTYTPRLDEKGRLILPAKYRDELSNGLVLTRGQERCIYVFSQRQFEKLHEQISQAPLSSRQARDYARVFLSGASDEMPDKQGRVTIPAALRTYAGLDREVTVIGAGTRVEIWDTPAWNSYLEEQENLFSETDDELLSGI; via the coding sequence GTGTTCCTAGGAACGTATACGCCGCGACTCGATGAAAAGGGACGACTAATTCTCCCGGCCAAATACCGTGATGAACTATCCAATGGGTTGGTCCTGACCAGGGGCCAGGAGCGTTGCATCTACGTCTTCAGCCAACGTCAATTCGAGAAGTTGCATGAGCAAATCAGCCAAGCACCGCTCTCTTCTCGACAGGCTAGGGACTATGCCCGCGTTTTCCTCTCGGGGGCTTCGGATGAAATGCCAGATAAGCAAGGCCGCGTCACCATTCCAGCGGCCTTGCGCACCTATGCCGGACTGGACCGCGAGGTAACGGTTATCGGTGCAGGTACCAGGGTTGAAATCTGGGATACCCCCGCTTGGAACTCGTATTTGGAAGAGCAGGAAAACCTGTTCTCCGAAACCGATGACGAATTGCTTTCAGGTATCTAA
- the rsmH gene encoding 16S rRNA (cytosine(1402)-N(4))-methyltransferase RsmH has translation MTSVNTYERDPVNTDGAAERPASERHVPVLLERCIGLLTPGIEAGIAARGRAVVVDCTLGMGGHSEAMLERFPELHLIGLDRDEQAHKLAGARLERFAARTDLVHAVYDEIADVVADLGFDGVDGVLFDLGVSSLQLDERERGFAYSYDAPLDMRMDTSTGPTAADVVNNYSEAELVRIIRTWGEEKFAGRIASAIVAARDAAPLSTTGELVAAIRSVVPAAAARTGGHPAKRTFQALRIEVNEELDVLDRAIPAAMGALNLGGRVVVMSYHSLEDKVTKRHFAAGSRSSAPVGFPVELEEHKAQFKTLTRGTEKPTDREIAENPRAASAKLRAVERILKRS, from the coding sequence ATGACCAGTGTGAACACTTATGAAAGGGACCCGGTGAATACAGACGGCGCCGCTGAGCGACCCGCCTCGGAACGTCATGTCCCGGTACTACTTGAGCGGTGCATCGGTCTCCTGACGCCGGGTATCGAAGCAGGCATCGCGGCTAGGGGCCGCGCTGTCGTCGTCGACTGCACATTGGGCATGGGCGGACACTCCGAAGCCATGCTGGAACGCTTCCCGGAGCTGCACCTGATCGGTCTCGACCGCGACGAACAGGCTCACAAGCTGGCCGGTGCTCGGCTCGAGCGATTCGCCGCCCGGACGGACCTCGTCCATGCCGTCTATGACGAAATCGCGGATGTCGTTGCAGACCTCGGGTTCGATGGCGTCGACGGGGTACTTTTCGATCTGGGCGTTTCGTCGCTTCAGCTCGATGAACGCGAACGTGGTTTCGCCTATTCCTACGACGCACCGTTGGACATGCGCATGGACACCTCCACCGGCCCCACCGCTGCCGATGTCGTCAACAACTATTCCGAAGCCGAACTGGTGCGCATCATCCGCACCTGGGGCGAGGAGAAGTTCGCCGGACGGATTGCCTCGGCCATTGTCGCTGCGCGGGACGCCGCACCGTTGAGCACCACCGGCGAACTGGTGGCAGCGATCCGCTCCGTGGTGCCGGCAGCCGCTGCACGCACCGGTGGGCATCCGGCCAAGCGAACCTTCCAGGCCCTGCGCATTGAGGTCAATGAGGAACTCGACGTACTCGACCGGGCCATCCCCGCGGCGATGGGTGCGCTGAACCTCGGCGGACGTGTCGTGGTGATGAGTTACCACTCGCTGGAAGACAAGGTCACCAAGCGGCATTTCGCCGCAGGTTCCAGATCGTCGGCTCCCGTCGGCTTCCCCGTGGAGCTTGAGGAGCACAAGGCCCAGTTCAAGACGCTGACCCGGGGAACCGAGAAGCCGACGGACCGGGAAATTGCTGAAAACCCCCGAGCCGCGTCAGCCAAGCTGCGCGCGGTGGAACGCATTCTGAAAAGGAGCTGA
- a CDS encoding peptidoglycan D,D-transpeptidase FtsI family protein, with protein sequence MNKTPATGKAQAPGGAGTSGNLRLFIALLLSLLLLVTLGGRLFYIQGMDPQGVAAEAVKNRTKEVSIEPRRGQILDANGTILATSVDRYDLVISQKDLASEIAKSTTETYPRKNPETGKRERITVDQAVAELSQILGLDEAMVKESVVGVEGAEKKTYSVIAKSVTPEMRNAAMEVSLPAMNGMLLSERQYPNGVVAGPLLGFMDSEGKGAEGLELSQEAKLAGTAGKKKYEAGGDGIRIPIATNEEIPVQDGQSVRLTINTDIQYVAQEAVAKKAKEFKAEWVNATVLNLKTGEIIALGDSKSMDPNDPGATDAESRTSTTLTQAFEPGSTGKVATFAAALEEGVIKPTDQFKVANSLRINGETINDSLKHSTFEMTAAGIFARSYNTGTVMVGNKLENKVREDYMRKLGIGAPIDLGVSGFNKGILAPSSDWERRQQYNIMFGQGYTQTALHTAKIFQTVANGGVQMEPSLIDAYIDADGTEHKVPEAKPKRVFSKKTSDEMLRMMETVVQEGTGKKMAIEGYRVGGKSGTAQAAGPTGKYDGYTSSFAGVAPLDDPQFVVVVTMHRPKGNWKSWSVGDTFTEIMSKTLNTYNVPPSKSKPNGYNVFVGTDQQKSW encoded by the coding sequence ATGAACAAGACGCCCGCGACAGGGAAAGCCCAAGCGCCGGGCGGAGCGGGCACCAGCGGCAACCTCCGCTTGTTCATTGCCCTGCTGCTCTCCCTGCTATTGCTTGTGACCCTCGGCGGACGGCTGTTCTACATCCAGGGCATGGACCCGCAGGGGGTCGCGGCAGAGGCAGTCAAAAACCGGACGAAGGAAGTATCCATCGAGCCCAGGCGCGGACAGATTCTGGACGCCAATGGCACAATCCTGGCCACCAGCGTCGACCGGTACGACCTGGTCATCAGCCAGAAGGACCTTGCCTCGGAGATCGCGAAGTCCACGACGGAAACCTACCCGCGCAAGAATCCGGAGACGGGCAAGCGCGAGCGCATCACCGTGGACCAGGCCGTCGCGGAGCTCTCCCAGATCCTTGGCCTGGATGAGGCGATGGTGAAGGAATCCGTCGTCGGGGTCGAAGGCGCCGAAAAGAAGACCTACTCGGTCATTGCGAAGTCCGTGACACCCGAAATGCGCAACGCCGCCATGGAGGTGAGCCTGCCGGCGATGAACGGCATGCTGCTCAGCGAACGGCAGTACCCCAACGGCGTGGTCGCCGGACCGCTGCTCGGTTTCATGGATTCCGAGGGCAAGGGCGCCGAAGGGCTGGAACTCTCGCAGGAAGCCAAGCTGGCCGGAACGGCGGGCAAGAAGAAGTACGAGGCCGGTGGCGACGGCATCCGCATCCCGATCGCCACCAACGAGGAAATCCCGGTGCAGGACGGCCAGAGCGTCCGCCTGACCATCAACACTGACATCCAGTACGTGGCGCAGGAGGCCGTGGCTAAAAAAGCCAAGGAATTCAAGGCTGAGTGGGTCAATGCAACGGTCTTGAACCTCAAGACCGGGGAGATCATCGCCCTGGGCGACTCGAAGTCGATGGATCCCAATGACCCCGGTGCCACCGATGCCGAATCCCGGACTTCCACCACACTGACCCAGGCTTTCGAACCTGGATCCACCGGCAAGGTGGCAACGTTCGCCGCGGCGCTGGAGGAGGGCGTCATTAAGCCCACCGACCAGTTCAAGGTGGCCAACTCGCTGCGCATCAACGGCGAAACCATCAACGACTCGTTGAAGCACTCCACCTTCGAGATGACGGCGGCGGGCATCTTTGCCCGCTCGTACAACACCGGCACGGTGATGGTGGGCAACAAGCTGGAGAACAAGGTCCGCGAAGACTACATGCGCAAGCTCGGCATCGGTGCCCCCATCGACCTGGGCGTCAGCGGCTTCAACAAGGGAATCCTGGCCCCGTCGAGCGACTGGGAGCGCCGCCAGCAGTACAACATCATGTTTGGCCAGGGTTACACGCAGACGGCCCTGCATACGGCGAAGATCTTCCAGACCGTCGCCAACGGAGGCGTGCAGATGGAACCGAGCCTCATCGACGCCTACATCGACGCGGACGGAACCGAGCACAAGGTCCCCGAGGCGAAGCCCAAACGCGTTTTCTCCAAGAAGACATCCGATGAAATGCTGCGGATGATGGAAACGGTGGTGCAGGAGGGCACCGGCAAGAAGATGGCCATTGAGGGCTACCGCGTGGGCGGCAAGTCCGGCACGGCGCAGGCCGCCGGTCCCACCGGAAAGTACGATGGATACACCAGCTCCTTCGCCGGGGTCGCCCCGCTGGATGACCCGCAATTCGTCGTGGTGGTCACCATGCACCGGCCCAAGGGCAACTGGAAGTCTTGGAGCGTGGGGGATACCTTCACCGAGATCATGAGCAAGACCCTGAATACCTACAATGTTCCGCCCAGCAAGTCCAAGCCCAATGGCTATAACGTCTTCGTGGGAACCGATCAACAGAAATCCTGGTAA
- a CDS encoding UDP-N-acetylmuramoyl-L-alanyl-D-glutamate--2,6-diaminopimelate ligase, giving the protein MPAPLTPRQAEQVLRPSSTVPVRLADLALAVKAQGRAAHILNDISTSAVTGLCLDSRAVLPGDLYAAVPGANRHGSEFSAAAAAAGASAILTDAAGEPMAAATGLPVLVIDDVREDIGLLAAAVYGTRERSPRLFGLTGTNGKTTTTYLIRSILAALGETTGLIGTIEIVAGETRIPSILTTPEAPQLHGLMARMAGLGIGAAVMEVSSHSLSYRRVDGLRFAVSGFTNLTQDHLDLHGDMEDYYATKASLFAPERSERAVITVDDAWGARLAAECGDRALTLSTTGDPDAAAQWSVAAVRPDGLGHAFELRGPGSTLLRARTGLPGDFNIANAALAVLMVLASGVDPAVLQHALDTADPLTVEVPGRMQVICREPAAIVDFAHNPDALARALESVRSTIQGSRVIVVFGATGQRDATKRPIMGAIAARHADIVIVSDDDPHDEEPAGIREAVAAGARAAIAAEGLSSTVMIEYPRAAAIAKAAALATVADTILVAGRGHEIWQEVKGVNLALDDREELRAALIANGFTVAPGTAPEPNDSTTEGTEG; this is encoded by the coding sequence ATGCCTGCACCACTGACTCCGCGACAAGCGGAGCAAGTCCTCCGTCCGAGCTCCACCGTACCGGTCCGCCTCGCGGACCTGGCCCTCGCCGTGAAGGCCCAGGGCCGGGCGGCGCATATCCTGAACGACATCAGCACCAGCGCGGTCACCGGGTTGTGCCTGGATTCCCGTGCCGTGCTCCCGGGAGACCTCTACGCGGCAGTGCCCGGAGCCAACCGGCATGGTTCGGAGTTCTCGGCCGCCGCCGCGGCGGCCGGTGCCTCGGCGATCCTCACCGACGCCGCGGGCGAGCCGATGGCAGCAGCCACCGGGCTGCCGGTGCTGGTGATCGATGACGTCCGCGAGGACATTGGGCTGCTGGCGGCCGCCGTCTACGGAACCCGCGAGCGTTCCCCACGGCTCTTCGGGCTCACCGGAACCAACGGCAAAACCACGACGACCTACCTGATCCGGTCGATCCTCGCAGCGCTTGGTGAAACCACCGGGCTCATCGGAACCATCGAGATCGTTGCCGGGGAAACCCGGATCCCCAGTATTCTCACCACTCCAGAGGCACCTCAACTGCACGGACTGATGGCCCGCATGGCCGGGCTCGGCATCGGTGCCGCAGTGATGGAGGTCTCATCCCACTCGCTGTCCTACCGCCGTGTTGACGGGCTGCGCTTTGCCGTCTCCGGCTTCACCAACCTCACCCAGGACCACCTGGACCTGCACGGCGACATGGAAGACTACTACGCCACCAAGGCGTCCCTATTCGCCCCCGAACGCAGCGAACGAGCCGTGATCACCGTCGATGACGCATGGGGCGCGCGCTTGGCCGCGGAGTGCGGAGACCGTGCCCTGACGCTTTCGACCACCGGGGACCCCGATGCCGCCGCGCAGTGGTCTGTCGCCGCTGTACGCCCAGACGGGCTGGGGCATGCCTTTGAACTACGTGGTCCCGGCAGCACGCTGCTGCGTGCCCGGACCGGCCTGCCCGGGGACTTCAACATCGCCAACGCCGCCTTGGCGGTGCTGATGGTGCTTGCCTCGGGCGTCGACCCGGCGGTGCTGCAGCATGCGCTGGACACGGCCGATCCGCTCACCGTGGAGGTCCCCGGACGGATGCAGGTCATCTGCCGGGAGCCGGCCGCGATTGTTGACTTTGCTCACAACCCGGATGCCCTGGCCCGCGCCCTGGAATCGGTCCGCAGCACCATCCAGGGCTCGAGGGTCATCGTCGTCTTCGGCGCCACCGGACAGCGCGATGCCACGAAACGTCCGATCATGGGGGCCATCGCGGCCCGCCATGCGGACATCGTCATCGTCAGCGACGATGACCCGCACGACGAGGAGCCCGCGGGCATCCGCGAGGCCGTTGCCGCCGGGGCCCGCGCCGCCATTGCGGCCGAGGGCCTGAGCAGCACCGTCATGATTGAGTACCCGCGCGCCGCCGCCATCGCCAAGGCAGCCGCCCTGGCCACTGTGGCGGACACCATTCTGGTGGCCGGGCGGGGACATGAAATCTGGCAGGAGGTCAAGGGCGTGAATCTGGCCCTCGACGACCGTGAGGAGCTGCGCGCGGCCCTGATCGCCAACGGGTTCACCGTGGCGCCGGGCACCGCCCCAGAGCCGAACGATTCCACGACAGAGGGGACCGAGGGGTAA